GTGCCCCAGGTGACGCCGGCGACAGTGAGACAGAGAAGTCCGCGCCGGACGGACCGGGGCCCGGCGGGCAGCGAAGAGGTTTCCAGCACAGTTCTGGACACAGTGCGTTCTCCAGACGGAGTCAGTGAATGTCGTCTCCCGTCTGCGGGCACGGCCGACCGGCGCGTCGGCTCCCAGCCGGAACCGGCACGCGGACAAGGGCGACCCGCGCTAGGCGGCGGGAGGCGAAAGCACTGTGGAACGCATGGACCAGACCCTACGCACAAGGAAACGAGCGCATGGGCCCTTCCGCTTCTTCGGCCCATGAACGCTCGTCAGACCGTCAGACCGTCAGACCGTCAGACCGTCAGTCGTCGGCCGAGACCCTCGTCCGCCGCGCGGTCCGCCGCCGAATCCGGGCCGGGCCGGTATCCCGTCTGCCGTCTGCCCTCTGCCCTCTGCCCTCTGCGGTCTGCCGTCCGGCCTCCCGGTCGAGATCCTGACCCGCACGCGGTCGGGACGGAAGGCCGACGGCCCGCCGCCGTGAGTCCACGATCCCGAGAGGCGGGCACTCAAGCACGGCGGCGGGGCGAGGAGCAGACCTTCTTAGGAGGCGTGGTCCCGCCCGGCCGTCTCCCGGTGGAGCGGTGTTCCGTCGGTGCCGGGTGCCCCCCGCTCGTGTGCCGGGCGGAGGCGGGCGGTGACGACCAGCGTGCCGTCCTCTATCTGGTAGTCGAGGGGCAGCCCGAGTCCGCGCATGGCGGCGACCATGCCGGTGTTGGACGCCTCGGTGACGGCGTACACGCTCGTGCTGCCCGCGTCGACGGCCAGCGCGACGAGCCGGCCGAGCAGGTCGGAGCCGATGCCCCGGCCCTGCCAGGTGTCCTCCACGATCAGCGCGACCTCGGTCTCGTCGCCGTCCCACAGAAGGTGGCCGAGGGCGACCAGCCGCCCCGACGCCGTCTGTGCCTTGAGCGTCCGCCCGTGACGGGGGCTCAGCAGATGGTCCAGATAGCGGTCCGCGTCGGTGGCCGGGCCGTGGTAGCGCAGGCCCAGGGTGCGTTCCGAGCAGCGCTCGTGCATCGCGGACGCCGCGTCGACGTCGCCCCGGTCGGCGCGGCGTACGGTGATCCGCCCCTCGGGCAGCCGCAGGACGTCCCGGTTGCGCGGGACACGCGGGCCGAGGCGCGCGTCGAGTTCGACCAGGGCGCGGGCCCGCGCGAACTCGGTGGGCGTGAACGGCAGATAGGGCCGCTCGACACTGATCACCCCGCCGTGCGGGTCGCGCATCCGCATCGTGGTGCCGTCCAGGACGGACTCGGCGGGGGCGCCGCCGTCCGCCGCCCCGTCGGCGAGGGAGCCGGCGGGCAGCGAGTGGATCGTGCAGCGGCCGAGCAACTGGCGCAGCGCGAGCGGCAGTTCTGCGGCGTCGAGGGCGGTACGGGTGGCCAGGCCCAGGATCCGGACCGGGGCGTCGACGAGGTCGTGCGCGTCGGCGCGTTCGATCCAGATGTCCGCGCCGCCCGCCAGCGCGATCTCCCGGGTGAGCTGCCGCGCGGGCAGCGCCGCCGGGGCGCGCAGCAGGAACTCGTCCACGGTGCCGGTGGCCAGCGGGTGCGTCTGGAGGGTGAGGATGTCCACCCGGCGGCGGGCCAGCACCGTGCAGAGGGCGGCCAGCGAGCCGGGGGTGTCGCGTACGGTGGCGCGCATCCGCCACAGCGCGGTCGCGGGGTCGTCGGCGCCGGGCGCGCCGGTACCGGCGGTGTCACCGGGCCGGCCGGACGCCGGGTGGGCCGGTGCCGTGTCGGTGGTGGGCGGGTGGCCGTGGCGCCGGGACCACCAGGTGTGGAAGGCGGCCGTCACGACCAGGACGATCGCGGAGAAGGCGAGCAGTAAGGGTCCGTCCGGCCCGTGCGCGATCATGTTCGCCACGGCGTCGGCGACCGCGACCGCCGTGAAGAGGGCGGCCAGTTCGACGAGATCCCGTCGCCAGTGGTGGGGGCGGCGGGCACTCTTCGAGGGAGTCACATCGGTCATGACCTCACTGTGACCCACCGGTGTTGCACGATCACGAACGTACTGTGACTGATGGGTAAAAGATGCTTCTGTTTGCCTATCGTTGCCTATCGCGCACTTTTGGTTGATTTATGGCGCGACCCGGCGGCGGGGCGCCCGGCGACCGGCCCCGGCGGTCGTGCCGAGACTACCCGCCCGGCCGCCGGGACCCCGTACCCGACGGCGACTACTGGCCGACCAGACCCGGCCTCAGCACCTTGCTGAACAGCACCGTGTTCCCCTCGGCCCGCAGCCGTACCGTCAGCTCACCGCTGCCGCCGTCGATGTCGACCTCGCCGAAGTACTGCGACGACTCCATCGGCGAGACGTTCGCCCGCTCCGGCGCCCGCACGAACACCCGGTCCGGCCCGAACGTCCCGTCCAGCGCGTTCGCCGGGAAACCGCCCGCCGCCAGCGGACCCGAGACGAACTCCCAGAACGGCGCGAAATCCTTGAACGCCGCCCGCTCCGGGGCGTAGTGCTGCGCCGAGGTGTAGTGCACGTCCGCCGTCAGCCACACCGTGCCGGTGATCCTCCGGTGCTTGACGAACCGCAGCAGTTCGGCGATCTGGAGCTCCCGCCCCAGCGGCGCGCCCGGGTCGCCCTGCGCGATCGCCTCGATGTTCTCCGTACCGTCCGGCACCACCAGACCGATCGGCATGTCGGAAGCGATGACCTTCCACACCGCCCGGGACCGGGACAACTCACGCTTGAGCCAGTCGAGTTGCTCGGCGCCGAGTATGCCCGTGGTGTCGTCGGCCTGCCGGCCGGGGGAGTTGGCGTTCCGGAAGGAGCGCATGTCCAGCACGAACACGTCGAGCAGCGGCCCGTAGCGCACCACCCGGTGCACCCGCCGGTCCGCGCCGCGCGCCCGCAGCGTGCCCACCGGGACGTACTCGCCGAACGCCCGGAGCGAGCGCGCCGCCAGCACGTCGACGTCCTTCTCCTGATAGCGGACGTCGTCCAGGATCTGCCCCGGGTACCAGTTGTTGCGCACCTCGTGGTCGTCCCACTGCGTGATCGTGGGCACCCGCGCGTTGAACCGGCGGACGTTGTGGTCCAGCAGGTTGTAGCGGAACTGACCCCGGTACTCGTCCAGCGTCTCCGCGACCTTCGCCTTCTCCTCGGTGACGAGGTTGCGCCAGATCCGCCCGTCCGGCAGCGTCACCGACGGCACCAGCGGCCCGTCCGCGTACACGCTGTCGCCGCTGCACAGGAAGAAGTCGGGGTCGAGCCGGCGCATCTCGTCGTACGCGCGGTAGCCGCCGATGTCCGGGTTGATGCCCCAGCCCTGACCGGCGATGTCGCCCGACCACAGGAACCGCACGCCCTGCCGCCGCCTCTCGGGCGCCGTACGGAACGAGCCGTACACCGGCTTTCCGGTACGCCGGGGGTCGTCGGGATCGGCCAGCGTCACCCGGTAGTGCACCCGCTCACCGGCGGGCAGGCCGTGCAGCGGTGTCGTCCCAGTGAAGTCGGTGCCCGGCCCCAGCAGCGGGCCGTACCAGGTGCGTGTACGGCGGAACGAACCGGTCGCCGAGGTCTCCACCAGCATCCGCGCGGGCCGGTCGGAACGGATCCACACCAGGGCCGAGGACGAGGTGACATCGCCGGTCTGGACACCCCAGCCGGCGCTCGGCCGGCCCGAGAACGCCTGGGCGGGCGCGGCGCCCGCGAACGTCCCGGCGACGGTCGCGGCGGCGGTCGCAGGGACCGCCAGCGCCGCGGAGGCGGCCAGGGAGCCGCGCAGCACGGTACGGCGGTCCGTGGCGGGAACGGGCTTGCGGGGGCTGTTCGACATCGATGGGCCTCCTGCGGCGGGGGTACGGGACGGCGGACCCCGGCTGACGCGAGGCCCGCCACGGCCATACCTAGCGCCCGGCGGCGGCCGGTGCGCGAACCCCGGATGAACACCCGGCCGGTGCCGCGGCGGCCCCTGCCGCGCTTCTCGGCCAAACCTGCGAACTCTGCGTGAACGATCTGTGGCAGAGTGCGATTCTGACTGCCGAAGCCCGCAGAATTGGTCTTGACCAACGCGGCGGCCCGTCCTACCCTCGGAGGGTTAGTGCAGGAACCTTTAATAAACAAGTGCAGGGAAAAGCCGCCGGGGACACGGCGATTGCGGAGGATCACGGTGGGGACCACGCAGCTGGAAACGGTGCCGGAACCGAAGTACTGGCACCTCAAGACCGTGTTGGGCGAGGCTCTCGACTCCGACTTCGCGGTCGGGGAGGTACTGCCCAACGAGCGTGACCTCGCGGCGCGGTTCGGCGTCGCGCGCGCCACGCTCCGCCAGGCGCTCGAACAACTCGAACTCGAAGGCCGGTTGCAGCGCCGCCGGGGCGTCGGCACGACCGTGGCGCCGCCCCGTATGGGCGTCGACGTGTCGACCGGCCAGCAGGAGTGGCCGGGCGCCGACCCGGACGCCTGGCAGCCCCTCGACTCCGTGTGGGCCACGCCGCCCCCCGCCGTCGTCGCGATGCTCGGCACGGACCCGGCCGGCGAGGTCCACGTGGTCCGCAGGACCCGGGTGACCCACGGCCAGACCGTGGCGGCCGAGCTGCTGTACGTGCCCGCGGCGTCCGTGCCCGAACTGCCCGCCATAGACATCCCCTCGGGCCCCGCCCGCGCCCGCAGCGTGCTGCGCGAGCTCCAGCGGCTCGGCATGGAGGGCCAGGACCGCGCCGTCGAGCTGGGCTCGGCCCGCGCGGACGACGCCAAGGACCTCGACCGGCTGCCCGGCGCGCCCGTCCTCGTGGTGACCACCCGTTACCTCGCCGGAGGGCGTACGGCCGCCGTGTCCATGGCGACCTACCGGGCCGACACCTGCCGGCTCACCTTCGGGGACTCCGGTGACGTGCGGATAAGCCACCACGCCGACGAACGCCGGGCGTCCTGACCGCGAGAACCACCCCGCAGATCACCCGTACCCGTCCCCCGCCCACGGCCCGTCGCCCGGTTCAGCGACGGGCCGTCGCCGTGCCCTCGACGGCGAACAGCTGTTCCTCGACCTGGTCCAGCGCCAGGCGCAGCGCGCCGGTCGCCACCGCCGCCTCGCCCAGCAGCGACAGCGCCACCCTCGGCGGGCGCAGACAGTAGCGCGACAACTGGTCGCGCAGCGGGTCGAGTACGCCGTCGAGACCGGCCGCCCAGCCGCCGATGACCACCAGCTCCGGGTCGAGCGCCAGGACCAGCGCCGCCACGTCGTGGACCAGCCGCTGGATGAACCGTTCCATCGCCTGCGTCGCCCCGACGTCCCCCTCCTTGGCGCGCGCGAACACCCGGGCCACCGCCCGCTCGTCCAGCGGGTGCAGCGGCTCGTCCGTCGTGGACAGCAGCTTCTCCGGTGTCACCTCGCGGCCCAGCAGATGCAGCGCCCCGATCTCACCGGCCGCGCCGCCGAAGCCCCGGTGCAGCCGCCCGCCGATCAGCGACCCGGCGCCCGGACTGAGACCGGCCAGGACGAAGACGATGTCGTCCGACTCGGTGGCCGCGCCCTTCCAATGCTCGGCCACCGCCGCCGCGTTGGCGTCGTTCTCCACCAGCACCGGACAGCGGAACGAGCGCCGCAGCCGCTCCCCGAGGGCCAGCCCGGTCCAGTCGGGCAGCGCCGTACCGAGCCGTACGGTCCCGTCGGCCTCCACGATGCCGGGACTGCCGACGCCCACGGCCCGCAGCGAACTGCGCGCCACCCCCGCGCGGCGCAGCACGTCGGCGACGACCACCCGCACCCGGTCCAGCCGCTCGTCCGCCGACGCGCTCGTCGTGGCCTCGCGCGAACTCGCCCCGATGATGCGGCCGTCGAGCCCGGACAGCAGCGCGGCCACCCGGTGCGGCCCGATCTCGATGCCCAGCAGATGCCCCGCCTCGGCCCGGAACCGGAACCTGCGCGCCGGACGGCCCTGCCGGCGGGTCTCACCCTCGCCCGGCGCCGACTCCACGACCAGTCCGGTCTCCATCAGCCCCTCGACGACGCCCTCGACCGTGGGACGCGACAGACCGGTGATCCGGGTCAGATCCGTGAAGGTGGGGCAGTCGGCTCCCCGCAGGGCGTGCAGCACCACGGCGGAGTTGATCCGCCGCAGCAAGGACGGGTCCCCGCCGGTCAGCCGCCCCACGGTGGACCTCCCTGCTCGCGCGCGTGTCTGCCGGATGGTACTCGGTGGTCGCCGGGGCGGCTAACGGACGACGACAGGGGGACACGGCGCGGGCCGGAAGGCGTTCCGGCCCGCCCGGCGGGGTCGGAAGCCGTACGGGCCGAAGCGGCCCCAGCCCACCAGGGCGGACAGGATCAGCAGGACGGCGTTGAAGCCGATCGCCGGGGTCTCCTTGCGGCGGGCCGCGCGCCGACGCCGAACGCAACCGTGACCGCATCCTGGCCGCGGCGCGCTGCCTCCTCGCCACCGAAGGGCTGGGCGTGTCCATGGCGTCCGTCGCCCGCGAGGCCGGCGTCGGCAAGGCCACCCTCTCCCGCCGGTTCGCCAACCGCGACGCGCTCGTCAACGCGGTCTTCGCCGACCGCATGGACGCCTACGCCTCAGCCGTCACCGAGGCCCTGGCCGACCCCACCCCTGGCACGGCTTCACCGGCTGCCTCACCGCCGTATGCGCCATGCAGGCCGCCGACCGCGGCTTCGCCGATGTCCTGACCATGACCTTCCCCGCCGCCCGAGCCCTGGAGAAGCGCCGGGCCGAGTCGTACGACGGCTTCCTCGAACTCATCGCCCGCGCCAAGGCCACCGGCCCCCTGCGCGAGGACTTCACCAGCCAGGACCTGGTCATCATGCTCATGGCCAACGTGGGCGTCATCAACGCCACCGGCGACGCCGCCCCCGACACCTGGCGGCGGCCGGCCGTCCACTTGCTCCGGGCGTACGCCACCCCCGGCGCGCCCCTGCCTCCGCTGCCCGACGCGCCCGCGTCCATGGCTCTCTACCGCGCCATGGTCCGCCTGCCCGCCTGCCCGCCTGCCCGCCTGCCCGCCTGCCCGCCTGCCCGCCGGTGACGCCTGATCCGGGAGCCCGTGGGGCCGGCGGGGCCGGACCGTGCCCTACCCGCCCTGCGGGCCCGGCTCGGCCGGCCCCGGCGTCCGGTCCGGCAGCTCCGCCGCCTCGCGCAGCGCGGCGAACTCCCGCGCCATCGTCTCCGCCGTCCAGTGCGCGTTCAGCCCGCTCGGATTGGGCAGCGCCCAGATCCGGGTCGCGCCGATCGTGTGCTCCTGCGGGCCGATGGCCGCCCGGCGATCGCCGAAGGCCACCCGGTACGCGGTGATGCCGACGACCGCCAGCCAGCGGGGCCGCAGCCGCTCCGCCTTCGCCACCAGGATCCGGCCGCCCTCGCGGAACTCCTCGTCGCTCAGCTCGTCCGCCCGCGCCGTCGCCCGCGCCACGACGTTGGTGATGCCCAGACCGTACGCCGTCAGCTCCCCCTGCTCGGCGGGCGCCAGACGCCTCGGAGTGAAGCCCGAGAGGGCCAGCACCGGCCAGAACCGGTTGCCCGGCCGGGCGAAGTGATGGCCCGTCGCCGCCGACATCAGCCCCGGGTTGATCCCGCAGAAGAGCACCCCGAGCCCCGCCGCGACCACGTCGGGAATGACCCGGTCACGGGCGGCGGCCAGTTCCTCGGGCCTCACCGCGCCGCCCTCAGAGGATCGAACCGGGCGTGTAACCGGCGGCCTCGGGGTGCCGCTTCACCAGCTCCTCGATCCGGGCCACCACGGCGGCGACCTGCTCGCCCGCGGCGCCGGTGAACGACAGCTTGTCGGCCATCAGCGCGTCCAGCCCCTCCCGGTCCAGCGGCATCCGCTCGTCGGCCGCCAGCTTGTCCAGCAGCTCGTTGCGCTCCGCGCCCCGCTCCCGCATCGCCAGCGCGGAGGCCACGGCGTGCTCCTTGATGACCTCGTGCGCGGCCTCCCGGCCGACCCCCGCGCGGACGGCCGCCATCAGCACCTTCGTCGTCGCCAGGAACGGCAGATACCGGTCCAGCTCGCGCGCCACGACCGCCGGGAACGCGCCGAACTCGTCCAGCACCGTCAGGAACGTCTCCAGCAGCCCGTCGAACGCGAAGAACGCGTCCGGCAGGGCCACCCGCCGGACCACGGAGCACGACACGTCGCCCTCGTTCCACTGGTCGCCCGCCAGCTCGCCGGTCATCGACGCGTAACCGCGCAGGATCACCATCAGCCCGTTGACGCGCTCGCAGGAGCGGGTGTTCATCTTGTGCGGCATCGCCGACGAGCCCACCTGGCCCGGCTTGAACCCCTCGGTCACCAGCTCGTGCCCGGCCATCAGCCGGATCGTCTTCGCCACCGACGAGGGGCCCGCCGCCAGCTGCACCAGCGCCGTCACCACGTCGTAGTCCAGCGACCGCGGATACACCTGGCCGACCGACACGAAGGCGTGCCCGAACCCGAGATGCCCCGCGATCCGGCCCTCCAGCTCAGCGAGCCGCGCCGCGTCCCCGCCCAGCAGGTCCAGCATGTCCTGCGCCGTGCCGACCGGGCCCTTGATACCCCGCAGCGGATACCGCGCGAGCAGGTCCTCCAGCCGGGCGTAAGCGACCAGCAGTTCGTCGGCGGCCGTCGCGAAACGCTTGCCGAGGGTCGTCGCCTGCGCGGCGACATTGTGCGAGCGGCCCGCCACGACCAGCTCCGCGTACTCCCCGGCGAGCTTCCCGAGGCGCGCGAGGACCGCCACCGTACGGTCGCGCATCAGCTCCAGCGACAGCCGGACCTGCAACTGCTCGACGTTCTCCGTCAGATCGCGCGAGGTCATGCCCTTGTGGACCTGCTCGTGGCCCGCCAGCGCGTTGAACTCCTCGATCCGCGCCTTCACATCGTGGCGGGTGACCTTCTCACGCTCGGCGATCGACGCCAGATCGACCTGGTCCAGCACCCGCTCGTAGTCGGCGATCGCGGACTCCGGCACCTCCACACCGAGATCCCGCTGCGCCCGCAGCACGGCGAGCCACAGCTGCCGCTCCAGCCGCACCTTCTGCTCGGGGGACCAGAGCACGGCCAGCTCCGCCGAGGCGTAGCGGCCGGCGAGGACATTGGGGATACGGGGCTTCACAGACGCAGCAGTCACGTGAGGGGATTCTACGTGGCGGATCCCCCAGGTCCGCGCCCCGCCCTCGTTCGTACGTTGCTACGAAGGAAGGTGACCGCGTACGCGCTACGCCCGCTCCCGCCGCAGGCCCGCGTCGCCCGGCAGCGGCTCGTACGGCAGCAGCTCCGGACGCTTCGGCGGGCGGCCGTCCCCCGACGAGCGGCCCGTCAGCCGGCGGGCGATCCACGGGCCGAGGTGCTGCCGGGCGAACCGCGCGTCCCCGGTGCGCCGCATCAGCCAGCCCACCGGCAGACCGGGCGCCAGGTCCGCGCGCCAGTCGTCCGCCGGTTCGAGGCCCAGTGCCTGCCAGACGGCCTCCGCGACCCGGCGGTGGCCGTCGGCGGTCAGATGCAGCCGGTCCACGTCCCACATGCGCTGCTCGCCGAGCACCGGCGCCCCGTACAGGTCGACCACCAGCGCGTCGTGCCGGGCGGCCAGTTCGTCGATGAAGGAGAAGAGACTCTCCCAGCGGTGCCGGAAACGTTCCACCACCGCGCCGCGCCGCGCCGGGCTGCGCATCAGGACCAGTCGCCCGCACGTCGGCGCCAGGCGCTCCACCGACTCCTCCAGCTGCCCGAACACCCGCGCGGCGTCGTAGCGGGGCCGCAGGGTGTCGTTCAGTCCGCCGACCAGGGTCACCACGTCCGCCCGCATCGCGGCGGCGGTGTCCACCTGTTCGTCGAGGATCTGGCCGATGAGCTTGCCGCGCACGGCGAGATTGGCGTAACGGAAGCCGGGTGTCCGCCCGGCGAGGCGGGCGGCGAGCAGATCGGCCCAGCCCCGGTACGAGCCGTCCGGCTGGAGGTCCGACATGCCCTCCGTGAACGAGTCTCCGACGGCGACCAGACTGGTGTACGAGGGGGTCATCTCCATGGCGCCGTCGATCGTATCGCGGCCCCGCCGGCCTCCCCGGACCGGCCTCAACTGCCCCGCGAATGCCGCCCGACCAGCTCGCGCAGCACGTCCTCCATCGTCACCAGACCCTCCAGCCTGCCGTCCTCGTCCTGCACGGCGGCCAGATGCGTACGGCTGCGGCGCATCGCCGTCAGCACGTCGTCCATCGGAGTGGCCGCCCGCACCTGGGCGATCGCCCGCATGTCGGTCAGCGGGAACCCCTCGTCGCGCGGCATCGCGTCCAGGGCGTCCTTCACATGCAGATAGCCGAGGATGCGCCGGGCCTCGTCCACCACCGGGAAACGGGAGAAACCGGACTCCGCCGCCAGCGCCTCCAGCTCCACGGGCGTGGTCCCCAGCCGCGCCGTCACCACCCGCTCCAGCGGCATCACCACGTCCCGCACCGGCCTGCGGCCCAGCTCCAGCGCGTCGTGCAGCCGTTCGGCGGCCCGGTCGTCCAGGAGCCCCGCGTCGCCCGCGTCGGTCACCATCCGAGCCAGCTCCACCTGGGAGAAGGCCGCCGACACCTCGTCCTTGGTCTCCACGCGCAGCAGCCTCAGCAGCGCGTTGGCGAACGCGTTGACCGTGAAGATCACCGGCCGCAGCGCCCGCGCCAGCGCCACCAGCGCCGGGCCGAGGAACAGCGCGGTACGCACCGGTTCGGCCAGGGCGATGTTCTTCGGCACCATCTCGCCCAGCAGCATGTGCAGATAGGTGGCGGCGGCGAGCGCGATGACGAACGAGATCGGGTGCACCGCCCCGTGGGGCACCCCCACCGCCTCGAAGACGGGTTCCAGCAGATGCGCGATGGCCGGTTCGGCGACGATGCCCAGCACCAGCGTGCACAGCGTGATGCCGAGCTGGGCGGTGGCGAGCATCGCCGACACGTGCTGGAGGCCCCACAGGACGCGGCGCGCACGCCGGTCGCCGTCCTCGGCGATCGGCTCGATCTGGCTGCGCCGCACCGAGACCAGCGCGAACTCGGCCCCGACGAAGAAGCCGTTCACCACCAGGGTCAGCAGTCCGACGAACAGTTGGACGACGGTCATCGTCGCGGCCTCCCGCCGTGGTCGTGGCCGTCGCGGTTCTCCGCGCCTCCGGCGTCCTTGCCGTTCACGGTGCCCCCGTCGTCCTCGTCGGCCGTCGGGAGCGGCGCGTGCAGCAGGACACGGGCGGCCCGCCGCCCCGACGCGTCGACCACGTCCACCCGCCAGCCGCCCAGGCCGACCCGGTCGCCCTCGACGGGAATCCGCCCGAGCTCCGTGGCCACCAGACCGGCCAGCGTCTCGTACGGCCCTTCGGGCGCCCGCAGCCCGATCGCCCACAGCTGGTCGAACCGGGTGCCGCCGTCGGCCGACCACAGCTCCCGGCCGTCGGCGTCCTCCCCGGCCCGCGCCAGGTCCGACGTCTCGTGCGGGTCGTGCTCGTCGCGCACCTCGCCGACGACCTCCTCCACGATGTCCTCCAGCGTCACCACCCCGGCCGTGCCGCCGTACTCGTCGATCACGACCGCCATCGTGCGGTTGTCGGAGAGCCGGTCCAGCAGCCGGTCCACGGTCAGCGACTCCGGGACGAGCAGGGGGTCGCGCATCACCTCGGCCACGCCCGTACCGACCCGGCGCCCGTCCGGGACGGCCAGCACGTCCTTGATGTGGGCGACCCCCACGACGGCGTCCAGGCTGTCGCGGTAGACGGGGAAGCGGGAGAGCCCGGTGGCGCGGGTGGCGTTCGCGACGTCCTCGGCCGTGGCCCGTACGTCGAGCGCGGTGACCTGGACCCGGGGCGTCATCACGTTCTCGGCGGTCAGCTCGGCGAGATTGAGGGTCCGGACGAACAGTTCGGCGGTGTCCGGCTCCAGCGTCCCCTCCTTGGCGGAGTGCCGGGCGAGGGCGATCAGCTCCTGGGGGCTGCGGGTGGAGGCCAGCTCCTCGGTGGGCTCCAGGCCCAGCCGGCGCACCAGCCGGTTCGCCGTGTTGTTGAGATGGCCGATGAACGGCCGGAAGGCCGCGGTGAACAGGCGCTGCGGTGTGGCGACGACCTTGGCGACCGCCAGCGGCGAGGAGATGGCCCAGTTCTTCGGGACCAGCTCGCCGACCACCATCAGGACCACCGTCGACAGCGCCGTACCGATGACCAGGGCCAGCGACGACGCCACCGACGGGGAGAAGCCGATCGCCTCGACGGGCCCCCGGATGAGTTTCGCGACGGACGGCTCGGCGAGCATGCCGACCACCAGATTGGTCACGGTGATGCCCAACTGGGCGCCGGAGAGCTGGAAGGTGAGGCTCCGTACGGCCTTCATGGCGCCGGCCGCGCCGCGCTCACCGTTGTCCACGGCCCGTTCGAGCTCGGCGCGCTCGACGGTCGTCAGTGAGAACTCGGCCGCGACGAACGCCCCGCAGGCCAGCGCGAGCAGCACCGCCACCAGGAGCAGGAGCACTTCGGTCATCGGGTCACCTCCGTCCCATGATCGGTCGCGGGACGGCGGCCCGCGCGGTGTCCGCCGCTGTCGGTGGGGCCGCCGCCGTCGGGGCCGACGAGGCTCCGGCCGGGCACGGTCGTACGGGGAGGGCCACCCATCGGCGGACGCTCACCCCTCTCGGTCGGCGGGGGAGCCGGGCGTCCCCCGGGGCGAACGGCCCGAGCCGGGGCCGTACGGACAGCGCGCGGTGCTGCTCGTGGTGTCGGCACACGGGCGAACCCGGCGGCGGCGCACGCCGTCGGAACGCACTCCCGCCCGGCACGCTGCCCTCTCAGGAATGCTCCCCGCCCGGCACGTCCTGCTGACCGTCGTCGGACATGTCCTCGGTGCCGGCCGGCGGGTAGGTGAGATGGTCCAGCGTGCCGGTCACCCGCAGGATGCGTTCCAGCGAGGCGGCCCGCCCGTCCAGATGCAGCCGCACCCCCGCCGCGCCGGTGACCCGGCGCACGGCCAGCAGCATGGCCAGCCCCATGGAGTCGCAGGTGACCAACCGGGAGCAGTCCAGCCGCAGATGGCGCGCGGCCGGGTGCAGGGTGAGCTGCCGCTCGGCCTCGTCGAGCAGCCGGCGCGCGCTGTCGTAGTCCAGGTCGCCCACGACGGCGACACACACGGTGTGCTCGTCACGCAGCGACGGGGTCAGCAGCAGACCGGCGGGCGGGATCGTCGTCATCGGCTTACTCCTGATCCGGATCGCGGGGCGGGCGCGGCCGGGTCGTCCAGCGCCTCGTGGGCGCGGTCGATCAGGCGGCAGGCGCGCGGGAAGTCCTTCAGCTCCGTCCGAAGCACGTCCAGGGTGGGCAGCAGCGAGGCCGCGGGAACGGAGCGGGCGGTCAGTATGCCCGCCGTCCAGGTGAGGAAGTCGGTGAAGAGCCGCTCGCAGTCGGTGTAGAGCGCGACGGCGAGGAAGTCCACGATGTGGCCGAGGTCCTCGGCGGTGTGCTGGCGCTGCCGTTCCGTGTACGTCCGCATGGCGGGGAAACGGTCCTCCAGCCCGGTGAGGGCGGCCCGTACGAGCCGGACGGAGTCCCGCG
Above is a window of Streptomyces sp. NBC_01498 DNA encoding:
- the purB gene encoding adenylosuccinate lyase, which gives rise to MTAASVKPRIPNVLAGRYASAELAVLWSPEQKVRLERQLWLAVLRAQRDLGVEVPESAIADYERVLDQVDLASIAEREKVTRHDVKARIEEFNALAGHEQVHKGMTSRDLTENVEQLQVRLSLELMRDRTVAVLARLGKLAGEYAELVVAGRSHNVAAQATTLGKRFATAADELLVAYARLEDLLARYPLRGIKGPVGTAQDMLDLLGGDAARLAELEGRIAGHLGFGHAFVSVGQVYPRSLDYDVVTALVQLAAGPSSVAKTIRLMAGHELVTEGFKPGQVGSSAMPHKMNTRSCERVNGLMVILRGYASMTGELAGDQWNEGDVSCSVVRRVALPDAFFAFDGLLETFLTVLDEFGAFPAVVARELDRYLPFLATTKVLMAAVRAGVGREAAHEVIKEHAVASALAMRERGAERNELLDKLAADERMPLDREGLDALMADKLSFTGAAGEQVAAVVARIEELVKRHPEAAGYTPGSIL
- a CDS encoding SGNH/GDSL hydrolase family protein: MEMTPSYTSLVAVGDSFTEGMSDLQPDGSYRGWADLLAARLAGRTPGFRYANLAVRGKLIGQILDEQVDTAAAMRADVVTLVGGLNDTLRPRYDAARVFGQLEESVERLAPTCGRLVLMRSPARRGAVVERFRHRWESLFSFIDELAARHDALVVDLYGAPVLGEQRMWDVDRLHLTADGHRRVAEAVWQALGLEPADDWRADLAPGLPVGWLMRRTGDARFARQHLGPWIARRLTGRSSGDGRPPKRPELLPYEPLPGDAGLRRERA
- a CDS encoding hemolysin family protein; the protein is MTVVQLFVGLLTLVVNGFFVGAEFALVSVRRSQIEPIAEDGDRRARRVLWGLQHVSAMLATAQLGITLCTLVLGIVAEPAIAHLLEPVFEAVGVPHGAVHPISFVIALAAATYLHMLLGEMVPKNIALAEPVRTALFLGPALVALARALRPVIFTVNAFANALLRLLRVETKDEVSAAFSQVELARMVTDAGDAGLLDDRAAERLHDALELGRRPVRDVVMPLERVVTARLGTTPVELEALAAESGFSRFPVVDEARRILGYLHVKDALDAMPRDEGFPLTDMRAIAQVRAATPMDDVLTAMRRSRTHLAAVQDEDGRLEGLVTMEDVLRELVGRHSRGS
- a CDS encoding hemolysin family protein; this encodes MTEVLLLLVAVLLALACGAFVAAEFSLTTVERAELERAVDNGERGAAGAMKAVRSLTFQLSGAQLGITVTNLVVGMLAEPSVAKLIRGPVEAIGFSPSVASSLALVIGTALSTVVLMVVGELVPKNWAISSPLAVAKVVATPQRLFTAAFRPFIGHLNNTANRLVRRLGLEPTEELASTRSPQELIALARHSAKEGTLEPDTAELFVRTLNLAELTAENVMTPRVQVTALDVRATAEDVANATRATGLSRFPVYRDSLDAVVGVAHIKDVLAVPDGRRVGTGVAEVMRDPLLVPESLTVDRLLDRLSDNRTMAVVIDEYGGTAGVVTLEDIVEEVVGEVRDEHDPHETSDLARAGEDADGRELWSADGGTRFDQLWAIGLRAPEGPYETLAGLVATELGRIPVEGDRVGLGGWRVDVVDASGRRAARVLLHAPLPTADEDDGGTVNGKDAGGAENRDGHDHGGRPRR
- a CDS encoding STAS domain-containing protein, whose amino-acid sequence is MTTIPPAGLLLTPSLRDEHTVCVAVVGDLDYDSARRLLDEAERQLTLHPAARHLRLDCSRLVTCDSMGLAMLLAVRRVTGAAGVRLHLDGRAASLERILRVTGTLDHLTYPPAGTEDMSDDGQQDVPGGEHS